The DNA region TTGCTTACTGTTTTCCGGTTGGCGCGCTAACTAAGACCGGTCAACGGCTTTCCATTCCAATACCTCTTTGGAAAGCCAGTTGACAGGCCTCACTCGCCTTTTTTTAGAGGGTTCTTGTTACGTGCAGCGAACAGCAGACCGGCCAAGCCGAATGCAAGCAGGGACAGGGTCGCGGGTTCGGGAGTCGGGAGGACGGCGTTACCCACGGCAACATCAATGGTGTCGGTCGCGAGCAAACCTGTCGAGTCGTTTACATCTAGAATGAACCGGTAGTAGTGCTGGGCATTCATGTCAAATGTGTAACCAGGAACCGAAGCCAGCGGGAAGTCACCGAAAGTCGGATTTTCGCTGTTTTGGGTTCCCCAAGAGGTGGGAAGAAGATCAGCGCCATTATTATTTGCCGCAGATCCGTCCGTCTTTCCACTGGGGCCCCAATAGGAATTATCAGCCCAATATGGAAGATTGACTGTTGCTGAAACACCGGCGGTCAGATCCTCAACAGTCAAAGTCGAATACGGAAATATATCGGAAAGATCCAGCGATCCACTTCCGTTCGGTTGAAGATCTATCGACCACTCATAATTCCACCAGGCTCGAGTTGGAGCACCGGCCTGCGCGCCAACGGGAACATCATAAACGTTAGTCGACGAATCAATAACGGTCGGAAGTTGCCGGCCCTTCGCACGCAAACCCACTTCAATTCCGTTGTCGGTCTCAACGGTGAATCCGCCGTTCGGGTTGCCGGTGCCGTTATACCAACCTGGATTAGAGGCGGCGGTTGGGCTTGCAAGGGATGCATCATAGGTGATGGTTGAAGCCAAGCCCGCCACCGTCATCGACAGGACAAGAATGATCGCGAATGCGATCATTGCCAATTTCTGTTTCATTCGTTTCTCCTCGAAGGTGATGCGATTGGGGAATGCTGTAAAAACACACCTCGACCTCTAAGAGGCGAGTGCGGCATCAGGAGCACGCGTCGTTCCCTTACTGTACGGCAGCTAATTATCGTGGAATGAGTCTCTTATCCGTCAAACCACCACCGCTCAAGGGGCTATATCGTAAGCTTCCCCGACGTTTGGCATCAGAACTCGCAAAAAGAAATTTGCATCCCTTAGCAACTGAACGGGTTGGTTAGAATTTTTCATGAATCTAGAACACGTAAAGGACCGTGACACCGCCCAACGGATTCTCACAAGGCACGTTGCACCCGCCTGGCTCGTACGCGCGAGGTGGTCGTTGCCTTTTTAGCGAAGCTCTCTTTCATTAACCGACACTGAGCGAGTCAAGCGGCCTTAGAGCGAATGGGTTTCCATTTCCATTCCAGCACTGTGTCGGATCTGCGGACGGGCTGGAGAAGACCAGAGTCGATCATTCCCTGTATCGAGCCTTATTCCTCTTTGGATGCGGGACGTAGCGATTCGATCAACGCTACCGGCACGCCACTCTCGGTGAGAACTACCAGCCGCTGGGCTTTTATTGCTCGAATAGCCTTTGCAAGACCAGGTGCTCCATTGTTTATGGCAATTTGCATACTGGGCCACTATGTCGGCCACGTTGCTGAAAACGATCTCGAGGTCGTATATGCCGGTGGCTGTGAACCCGCAAAATTACCGTCTTCTGCCGCAGCCGCTGCCGAAGCCTGATATGAACAAAGTCGTACGTGGTCCGAATTCGGGAACCGCGCCGCGCTGGCTTATATCACTCCGATTTCACGCGCGAAGCACGGAAAAGTCGCTTATTACGAATTGGGTTATGCGGAAAAGAACGGCAACAATATTGGGGACCGCGCTGTAATCCCAACGAAGGTGGGACGCTTTCCCATTACCATCAAGCACCTCATTCCCGGAACCACCTACATTTTTCAGGCCCGCGCCACCAACAACCATAAACAAGGCTTCACCGACTGGGGCGATCCGTATCGGTATATGGCGACGTAGTTTCAGCAACCGTCAGGAAATCCGACGATCGATCCTTTTTGTTTACGTTTCAATGAGATGCGTAGATAACGATAGGCCTGTACCTCCCGGGCCCGTCGGAATTGTTTACACAGGAACAGTCCGCTTAACTTTGGGTTAAGCCTCCAGCCAGCTATAGATCAGTGACTTGTGGGCTGCAGTCTAATGGCTCCGAAATTGCAAAGGCACTAAGCTGCAGAAAAGAGACAGGCGTGAAGATTTTTTGGCGATGTTTGATCCTCCTGATTCTGGTTCGTTTTGAGGTTGTCCAGGTAAGGGCCGACGACTTGTCGGGCGACCCCACGCTCAAACTCAATTCCGCGACAGGAGCCAGTGCGAACTTCGACATCAACTCGGACTCCTTCTTCTATACGACCGATAGCGATGCTGACGTCACTTTCCACCAGGATACGGGTCAGACCTGGTCCAACCTGCTGATCACGACGAACCAGAACCCTGTAGGCAATCTGTCGTCGTACACTTGCCAAGCGGCGGCCTTCTTCACGAATTGCATGGTCACATTGACTGGGGATACTGTCTCAGTCTTCTACTACGGATTGGACGCGACACACCTCGGTATACTTGACGGTGGCACCAAGTTCAGGATTCAAGCCTTCGGATTTCAAGATTCCGGCGATCAATGTCTAACCGGTGGAAACTTCGATCCCAATCGGTGCTGGGACGCAAGCTCGACATTCAATCTGCAGGCGAACGTTCCCGAACCCGCCAGTATTCTCCTGATGACCGCCGGCTTACTGGGTTTCGCGGTGTGCTTCTTCGCCCGACGCTGAGCTCAACATCGGCATCCCGCCATGTTTGGGTACAC from Terriglobia bacterium includes:
- a CDS encoding PEP-CTERM sorting domain-containing protein, yielding MKIFWRCLILLILVRFEVVQVRADDLSGDPTLKLNSATGASANFDINSDSFFYTTDSDADVTFHQDTGQTWSNLLITTNQNPVGNLSSYTCQAAAFFTNCMVTLTGDTVSVFYYGLDATHLGILDGGTKFRIQAFGFQDSGDQCLTGGNFDPNRCWDASSTFNLQANVPEPASILLMTAGLLGFAVCFFARR
- a CDS encoding fibronectin type III domain-containing protein; protein product: MSRAKHGKVAYYELGYAEKNGNNIGDRAVIPTKVGRFPITIKHLIPGTTYIFQARATNNHKQGFTDWGDPYRYMAT
- a CDS encoding PEP-CTERM sorting domain-containing protein encodes the protein MKQKLAMIAFAIILVLSMTVAGLASTITYDASLASPTAASNPGWYNGTGNPNGGFTVETDNGIEVGLRAKGRQLPTVIDSSTNVYDVPVGAQAGAPTRAWWNYEWSIDLQPNGSGSLDLSDIFPYSTLTVEDLTAGVSATVNLPYWADNSYWGPSGKTDGSAANNNGADLLPTSWGTQNSENPTFGDFPLASVPGYTFDMNAQHYYRFILDVNDSTGLLATDTIDVAVGNAVLPTPEPATLSLLAFGLAGLLFAARNKNPLKKGE